A part of Primulina eburnea isolate SZY01 chromosome 10, ASM2296580v1, whole genome shotgun sequence genomic DNA contains:
- the LOC140803112 gene encoding probable U3 small nucleolar RNA-associated protein 11, whose translation MSSLRNAIPRKAYKERAQPHLRRKFGLLEKHKDYVIRARAYHQKEPTLMKLKEKAALRNPDEFYFKMIKTKTVGGVHKPESHANKYSNEELMLMKTQDIGYILQKLQTEKKKIERLNGMLHSLDNQSSSKHVYYAGNREEAREVRKKVSQQGNPSAFKDLPKVILRKTDSSYRELEARKKQLKDLEKIYTDMSMQKELHKRGKKRKLREDEMVSPTSRSVYKWRQERKR comes from the exons ATGTCATCTTTAAGGAATGCTATTCCAAGAAAAGCATACAAGGAACGCGCTCAGCC GCATTTGAGAAGGAAATTTGGGCTGCTCGAAAAACATAAAGATTATGTCATTCGTGCACGAGCCTATCACCAGAAGGAGCCGACATTAATG AAACTTAAGGAAAAAGCAGCATTGAGGAACCCAGATGAATTTTACTTCAAgatgattaaaacaaaaactgttggCGGAGTCCATAAACCTGA GAGCCACGCTAATAAGTACAGTAACGAAGAGCTGATGTTGATGAAGACCCAAGACATTGGATATATTTTGCAGAAACTTCAAACTGAAAAAAAG AAAATTGAAAGACTTAATGGTATGCTGCATTCTCTTGACAATCAGTCATCATCCAAACATGTTTATTATGCCGGCAACAG GGAGGAGGCAAGAGAAGTACGCAAAAAAGTTTCACAACAAGGGAACCCATCAGCTTTTAAAGACTTGCCTAAAGTTATTTTGAG GAAGACAGATTCTTCATATCGAGAGCTAGAGGCTAGAAAAAAACAGTTAAAAGATTTAGAAAAAATATACACGGATATGTCTATGCAGAAAGAGTTACAt AAAAGGGGTAAGAAACGCAAACTGCGTGAAGATGAAATGGTTAGTCCCACTTCAAGATCCGTGTATAAATGGCGACAGGAAAGGAAACGTTGA